The proteins below come from a single Streptococcus porcinus genomic window:
- the vicK gene encoding cell wall metabolism sensor histidine kinase VicK yields MTRDIVGNLSLFELAILFLLVFVAIYFIYLAVRDYRNAKIIRQMSHKIRDLINGRYTDDINSKADIELIDLSEQLNDLSDVFRLTHENLAQEKNRLASILAYMSDGVLATDRTGQIMMINETAQKQMNISREEALTKNITDLLGSESPYTYRELVSQTPIVTINRRDETGEFITLRLRFALNRRESGFISGLVVVLHDTTEQEKEERERRLFVSNVSHELRTPLTSVKSYLEALDEGALKEDIAPSFIKVSLDETNRMMRMISDLLNLSRIDNQVTALAVEMTNFTAFMTSILNRFDLVRNQNTVAGKTYEIIRDYPIKSIWLEIDNDKMTQVIENILNNAIKYSPDGGKIRVKMKTTDSQLIISISDQGLGIPKKDLPLIFDRFYRVDKARSRAQGGTGLGLAIAKEIVKQHKGFIWAKSDYGKGSTFTIVLPYDKDVMSDDVDEWEDDID; encoded by the coding sequence ATGACTAGAGACATCGTTGGAAATTTATCTTTATTTGAATTAGCAATACTCTTCTTATTGGTTTTTGTTGCTATCTATTTTATTTATTTAGCTGTTCGCGATTATCGTAATGCTAAAATTATCAGACAAATGAGTCACAAAATTCGTGATTTGATTAATGGTCGTTATACTGATGATATTAATAGCAAAGCAGACATTGAACTCATTGACCTATCAGAACAACTTAACGACCTATCAGATGTTTTTCGCCTCACCCATGAAAATTTAGCCCAGGAGAAGAATCGTCTGGCTAGCATTTTGGCATATATGAGTGATGGTGTTTTAGCGACTGACCGAACTGGTCAGATTATGATGATTAATGAAACAGCACAAAAACAGATGAATATCAGTCGTGAGGAGGCCCTCACAAAGAATATAACTGATCTTTTGGGGAGTGAATCCCCTTATACTTATAGAGAATTAGTGTCTCAAACACCAATTGTTACCATAAATCGGCGTGATGAGACAGGTGAATTTATCACATTGCGCTTGCGCTTCGCATTGAATAGACGTGAAAGTGGCTTTATTTCAGGTTTGGTTGTCGTATTGCACGACACCACTGAACAAGAAAAAGAAGAAAGAGAGCGTCGTCTGTTTGTTTCCAATGTTAGTCATGAGTTAAGAACTCCTTTGACTTCGGTTAAATCTTATCTAGAAGCACTTGATGAAGGAGCTTTAAAAGAGGATATTGCTCCAAGTTTTATTAAAGTTTCACTTGATGAAACTAATCGAATGATGCGGATGATTTCTGATCTTTTGAATCTATCACGAATAGATAATCAAGTGACAGCGCTAGCTGTTGAAATGACTAATTTTACAGCTTTTATGACCTCGATCTTAAATCGCTTCGATTTGGTTCGCAATCAAAATACGGTTGCTGGTAAAACATATGAGATAATCCGTGATTATCCTATAAAGTCAATTTGGTTAGAAATTGATAATGATAAGATGACCCAGGTCATTGAAAATATTTTAAATAATGCGATTAAATATTCTCCTGATGGTGGTAAAATTCGAGTTAAAATGAAAACTACTGATAGCCAGCTAATTATTTCCATTTCTGACCAAGGTTTAGGAATTCCCAAAAAAGATCTCCCTTTAATTTTCGACCGTTTCTATCGTGTTGATAAAGCACGTAGCCGGGCACAGGGTGGAACAGGGCTAGGATTAGCTATTGCAAAAGAGATTGTCAAACAACATAAGGGCTTTATTTGGGCTAAAAGTGATTACGGTAAAGGTTCGACCTTTACAATTGTTCTTCCTTATGACAAAGATGTGATGTCGGATGATGTTGATGAATGGGAGGACGATATTGATTAA